From a region of the Corallococcus coralloides DSM 2259 genome:
- a CDS encoding ABC transporter ATP-binding protein, protein MPDTSVPTPPPPLLRIEGLTRRFGERTAVDGLSLSVQPGEILGLLGPNGAGKSTTFQLLAGLLAPDAGQVHFAGRVLSLSDPALRRQMGIIFQRSSLDDLLTARENLLLGARLYGLTGADAKARVETMLSLIGLQDRGDEKVGTWSGGMRRRLELARALVHQPRVVLMDEPTQGLDEAAFRTFWTHLKRLRDAQGVTVLLTTHRADEAEGCDRLAVLDAGKLVACDTPRALASRMGGDILTLEGPEPEALAAHVTERLGLAATVVEGRVQVEASQGHALVPRLVEAFPPGRFASVSLRRPTLADVFLQLTGKALGADAPSPTPAPRKRR, encoded by the coding sequence ATGCCTGACACCTCCGTTCCGACCCCGCCCCCGCCGCTCTTGCGCATCGAGGGGCTCACGCGCCGCTTCGGCGAGCGCACCGCCGTGGACGGGCTGTCGCTGTCCGTGCAGCCGGGCGAAATCCTGGGCCTCCTGGGGCCCAACGGCGCCGGCAAGTCCACCACCTTCCAGCTGCTCGCGGGCCTGCTCGCCCCGGACGCGGGGCAGGTGCACTTCGCGGGCAGGGTGCTGTCCCTGAGCGACCCGGCGCTGCGGCGCCAGATGGGCATCATCTTCCAGAGGAGCAGCCTGGACGACCTGCTCACCGCCCGGGAGAACCTGCTCCTGGGCGCACGGCTGTACGGCCTCACGGGCGCGGACGCGAAGGCGCGCGTGGAGACGATGCTGTCGCTCATCGGCCTGCAGGACCGGGGCGATGAGAAGGTGGGCACCTGGTCGGGCGGCATGCGCCGGCGGCTGGAACTGGCGCGGGCGCTGGTACACCAGCCGCGCGTGGTGCTGATGGATGAGCCCACGCAGGGCCTGGACGAAGCGGCCTTCCGCACCTTCTGGACGCACCTCAAGCGTTTACGCGACGCGCAGGGCGTCACCGTGCTGCTCACCACGCACCGCGCGGATGAGGCGGAAGGCTGCGACCGGCTGGCGGTGCTGGACGCCGGGAAGCTGGTGGCGTGCGACACGCCCCGGGCGCTCGCTTCTCGTATGGGCGGGGACATCCTCACGTTGGAGGGCCCGGAGCCGGAGGCGCTGGCCGCGCATGTGACGGAGCGGCTGGGGCTTGCGGCGACGGTGGTGGAGGGGCGGGTGCAGGTGGAGGCTTCGCAGGGACACGCGCTGGTGCCGCGGCTGGTGGAGGCCTTCCCCCCGGGACGGTTCGCCTCCGTGTCGCTGCGCCGGCCCACGCTGGCGGACGTGTTCCTCCAGCTCACCGGGAAGGCCCTGGGAGCGGATGCTCCCTCGCCCACGCCCGCGCCGAGGAAACGCCGATGA
- a CDS encoding ABC transporter permease has product MSADIPVPVPSSSLEDAPAAPVHRREPGTLALQWATVWVLLSRDVVRFFRQPSRVVGALAQPILFWFVIGSGFAGSFRVEGAQGLGYQQFFFPGVVTMVVLFSAIFATITVIEDRKEGFLQAVLAGPGSRLAVVLGKALGSSSIALMQASLFLLFAPLAGVDVKAVDYPLLAAVMVLSALALTGMGMALAWWVKSSAGYHAVMSLVMLPMWVLSGAMFPVKGAGPVLSWVMALNPMRFSVEGVRRALYGAQASLAVGSQGGATVGWEVPALLAFAAVFVGLAAFSVSRRE; this is encoded by the coding sequence ATGAGCGCCGACATTCCCGTGCCTGTTCCGTCCTCCTCGTTGGAAGACGCGCCCGCCGCCCCGGTCCACCGCCGGGAGCCGGGGACGCTGGCGTTGCAGTGGGCCACCGTGTGGGTGCTGCTCTCGCGCGACGTGGTGCGCTTCTTCCGGCAGCCCAGCCGGGTGGTGGGCGCGCTCGCGCAGCCCATCCTGTTCTGGTTCGTCATCGGCTCCGGGTTCGCGGGTTCCTTCCGCGTGGAGGGCGCGCAGGGGCTGGGCTACCAGCAGTTCTTCTTCCCGGGCGTCGTCACCATGGTGGTGCTCTTCAGCGCCATCTTCGCCACCATCACTGTCATCGAGGACCGCAAGGAGGGCTTCCTCCAGGCGGTGCTGGCGGGGCCGGGTTCGCGGCTGGCGGTGGTGCTGGGCAAGGCGCTGGGGTCGTCCAGCATCGCGCTGATGCAGGCGTCGCTGTTCCTGCTCTTCGCGCCGCTGGCGGGCGTGGACGTGAAGGCGGTGGACTACCCGCTGCTCGCGGCGGTGATGGTGCTGTCCGCGCTGGCGCTCACCGGCATGGGCATGGCGCTCGCCTGGTGGGTGAAGTCGAGCGCGGGCTACCACGCGGTGATGAGCCTGGTGATGCTGCCCATGTGGGTGCTCTCCGGGGCCATGTTCCCGGTGAAGGGCGCCGGGCCGGTGCTGTCGTGGGTGATGGCGCTCAACCCGATGCGCTTCTCCGTGGAGGGCGTGCGCCGCGCGCTGTACGGGGCGCAGGCGTCGCTGGCGGTGGGCTCGCAGGGTGGGGCGACGGTGGGGTGGGAGGTGCCCGCGCTCCTGGCGTTCGCGGCGGTGTTCGTGGGGCTGGCTGCCTTCAGCGTGAGCCGCCGCGAGTAG
- a CDS encoding carboxypeptidase regulatory-like domain-containing protein, whose product MKLRLFGLSMVGVAGLLALPACKKEEAPAPPAAAPAAPTQQAVPPAPTAGAGTGEAAAPAAPAGNGVVKGTVSFTGTPPVMADLAPSADPACDGRPEKDQSVLVKDGKLQNVLVRVKGPVAGAPAAPSTPVEVDQSKCTYVPRVQGAVVGQQVVFKNSDGTLHNVRGVVGTKPLFNVAQPPMGAPVQKPMPTDAEVMRLKCDVHPWMTAYVVSNPNPYFATTGADGAFTLTGLPAGTYTLEAWHETLGTKTAEVTVKDGAPAEATFSFAATDAQAKQ is encoded by the coding sequence ATGAAGCTGCGTCTGTTTGGCTTGTCGATGGTCGGTGTCGCGGGGCTCTTGGCCCTGCCGGCGTGCAAGAAGGAGGAGGCGCCCGCGCCCCCCGCCGCGGCTCCGGCGGCCCCCACGCAGCAGGCCGTGCCTCCGGCTCCCACGGCGGGAGCGGGGACGGGCGAGGCGGCGGCCCCGGCGGCGCCCGCGGGCAACGGCGTGGTGAAGGGCACGGTGTCGTTCACCGGCACGCCGCCGGTGATGGCGGACCTGGCGCCCAGCGCGGACCCCGCGTGTGACGGGCGGCCGGAGAAGGACCAGTCCGTGCTGGTGAAGGATGGCAAGCTCCAGAACGTGCTGGTGCGCGTGAAGGGGCCGGTCGCGGGTGCGCCCGCGGCGCCGTCCACTCCGGTGGAGGTGGACCAGTCCAAGTGCACCTACGTGCCGCGCGTGCAGGGCGCGGTGGTGGGCCAGCAGGTGGTGTTCAAGAACAGCGACGGCACGCTGCACAACGTGCGCGGCGTGGTGGGCACGAAGCCCCTGTTCAACGTGGCGCAGCCGCCCATGGGAGCGCCGGTGCAGAAGCCGATGCCCACGGACGCGGAGGTGATGCGCCTCAAGTGCGACGTGCACCCGTGGATGACGGCCTACGTGGTGAGCAACCCCAACCCGTACTTCGCCACCACCGGCGCGGACGGCGCCTTCACGCTGACGGGCCTGCCCGCGGGCACGTACACGCTGGAGGCGTGGCACGAGACGCTGGGCACGAAGACGGCGGAAGTCACCGTGAAGGACGGCGCGCCCGCGGAGGCGACGTTCTCTTTCGCCGCGACGGACGCGCAGGCGAAGCAGTAG
- a CDS encoding HAMP domain-containing sensor histidine kinase gives MGWGHRHWPPPPEDGPCGPELRRRFGRHAQAHARRRRMFHLGRLGSYVQARLRRRLFVMFGLTILVTVLVVWSVMNLTGGNSWRQETERIRTFVGHQFADVWDAPAERDALMRSISDDLDVDVVLTDLSGAVVARGGAPCSKPDATLPVMRQDTQLGSLQACYLQARSRGPWRAVLPLGIAVLVLWTAAGGISFRLARPVDTLVKATQELGEGRLGARASLDHHATGEFAVLAESFNDMAARIEKQLADQRELLAAVSHELRTPLARLRVLTELLRDGGGNPRTLDQVDREVVELDALVGELLASSRLDFGQLTPKALEAGVLAAQALERVGLSATLLQPETDDVALMADATLLGRALVNLLDNARKHGVGVEALRIQEHGKEHLAFSVEDRGPGLLPGEEKRIFQPFYRKDRGGEAREAGSLGLGLALVQRIAKAHGGETFAENRPAGGARVGFTVRKAGPPGPPSSTHA, from the coding sequence ATGGGCTGGGGCCACCGCCACTGGCCGCCTCCTCCCGAGGACGGACCCTGCGGGCCGGAGCTGCGGCGGAGGTTCGGCCGACACGCCCAGGCCCACGCCCGCCGCCGGCGCATGTTCCACCTGGGCCGGCTGGGCTCCTACGTGCAGGCGCGGCTGCGGCGGCGGCTGTTCGTCATGTTCGGGCTCACCATCCTGGTGACGGTGCTGGTGGTGTGGTCGGTGATGAACCTGACGGGCGGCAACAGCTGGCGGCAGGAGACGGAGCGCATCCGCACGTTCGTGGGCCACCAGTTCGCGGACGTGTGGGACGCACCCGCCGAGCGCGACGCCCTGATGCGGAGCATCTCCGACGACCTGGACGTGGACGTCGTGCTGACGGACCTGTCCGGCGCGGTGGTGGCCCGGGGCGGCGCTCCGTGCTCGAAGCCGGACGCGACCCTCCCGGTGATGCGGCAGGACACGCAGCTGGGGTCCTTGCAGGCCTGCTATCTCCAAGCCCGCTCGCGGGGCCCCTGGCGCGCCGTGCTGCCGCTGGGCATCGCGGTGCTGGTGCTGTGGACGGCGGCGGGCGGCATCTCGTTCCGGCTGGCGCGGCCGGTGGACACGCTGGTGAAGGCCACGCAGGAGCTGGGCGAGGGCCGGCTGGGCGCGCGGGCGAGCCTGGACCACCACGCCACCGGGGAGTTCGCGGTGCTCGCCGAGTCCTTCAACGACATGGCGGCGCGCATCGAGAAGCAGCTGGCGGATCAACGCGAGCTGCTGGCGGCGGTGTCGCACGAACTGCGCACGCCGCTGGCGCGGCTGCGGGTGCTGACGGAGCTGCTGCGCGACGGCGGGGGCAACCCGCGCACGTTGGACCAGGTGGACCGCGAGGTGGTGGAGCTGGACGCGCTGGTGGGCGAGCTGCTGGCCAGCTCCCGCCTGGACTTCGGGCAGCTCACGCCCAAGGCGCTGGAGGCGGGGGTGCTCGCCGCGCAGGCGCTGGAGCGCGTGGGGCTGTCCGCGACGCTGCTCCAGCCGGAGACGGACGACGTGGCGCTGATGGCGGACGCGACGCTGCTGGGCCGGGCGTTGGTGAACCTGCTGGACAACGCGCGCAAGCACGGCGTGGGCGTGGAGGCGCTGCGCATCCAGGAGCACGGGAAGGAGCACCTGGCCTTCAGCGTGGAGGACCGGGGCCCGGGGCTGCTGCCCGGCGAGGAGAAGCGCATCTTCCAGCCGTTCTACCGCAAGGACCGGGGCGGCGAGGCGCGCGAGGCCGGCTCGCTGGGGCTGGGGCTCGCGCTGGTGCAGCGCATCGCCAAGGCCCACGGCGGTGAGACCTTCGCGGAGAACCGGCCCGCCGGAGGCGCTCGCGTGGGCTTCACGGTGCGCAAGGCCGGACCGCCAGGGCCTCCGTCCAGCACGCACGCCTGA
- a CDS encoding response regulator transcription factor: MPTRVLLIDDDTRMFELLAEYLGQNGITVSHAPDGGRGLAALEANAYDAVLLDVMMPGMDGLEVCKRIRAKSRIPVLMLTAKGDETDRVVGLELGADDYLPKPFGPRELLARLRAVLRRAQPAAVADRIESSGVSIDVSGREVKVEGRAVELTGLEFDLLLALVRRAGRVIPRDALLGEAGRNDTVVSERTVDVHISHLRQKLGDEGTRLIKTVRGVGYVFAKEGA, from the coding sequence ATGCCCACCCGCGTCCTGCTCATTGATGACGACACCCGGATGTTCGAGTTGCTCGCGGAGTACCTCGGGCAGAACGGCATCACCGTCAGCCACGCGCCCGACGGGGGCCGGGGGCTGGCGGCGCTGGAGGCGAACGCCTACGACGCCGTGCTCCTGGACGTGATGATGCCGGGCATGGACGGCCTGGAGGTGTGCAAGCGCATCCGGGCCAAGAGCCGCATCCCGGTGCTGATGCTCACCGCCAAGGGCGACGAGACGGACCGCGTGGTGGGGCTGGAGCTGGGCGCGGACGACTACCTGCCCAAGCCCTTCGGTCCGCGCGAGCTGCTCGCCCGCCTGCGCGCGGTGCTGCGGCGGGCGCAGCCGGCGGCGGTGGCGGACCGGATTGAGTCGAGCGGGGTCTCCATCGACGTGTCCGGGCGCGAGGTGAAGGTGGAGGGGCGCGCGGTGGAGCTGACGGGCCTGGAGTTCGACCTGCTGCTCGCGCTGGTGCGGCGCGCGGGCCGGGTGATTCCCCGCGACGCGCTCCTGGGCGAGGCGGGCCGCAACGACACGGTGGTGAGCGAGCGCACGGTGGACGTGCACATCTCCCACCTGCGCCAGAAGCTCGGGGACGAGGGCACGCGCCTCATCAAGACGGTGCGCGGCGTGGGCTACGTCTTCGCCAAGGAGGGCGCCTGA
- a CDS encoding periplasmic heavy metal sensor, whose amino-acid sequence MFGFIFGTACLAGLFATLRRGRYGHHSYAYGRGGRFGMRPRLRWLFERLETSPGQEKVIVKAVENVREAFAKVKDQWGPSRTSLAGSLRGEHFDGAMLRELFSRHDVALETLRNAVQDALSQVHEALEPNQRRELADIIEHGWGYGWRGEGRGWHGRRCGGYGRWGGRPHNDDGPASFV is encoded by the coding sequence ATGTTCGGATTCATCTTCGGTACCGCCTGCCTCGCCGGTCTCTTCGCCACCCTGCGCCGGGGGCGCTACGGCCACCACTCCTATGCTTACGGCCGTGGAGGCCGCTTTGGCATGCGCCCCCGGCTGCGCTGGCTCTTCGAGCGGCTGGAGACGTCTCCCGGCCAGGAGAAGGTCATCGTCAAGGCGGTGGAGAACGTGCGCGAGGCCTTCGCCAAGGTGAAGGACCAGTGGGGCCCCAGCCGCACGTCGCTCGCGGGCTCGCTGCGAGGAGAGCACTTCGACGGCGCCATGCTGCGCGAGCTGTTCAGCCGCCATGACGTGGCGCTGGAGACGCTGCGCAACGCCGTGCAGGACGCCCTGTCCCAGGTGCACGAGGCGCTGGAGCCCAACCAGCGCCGCGAGCTCGCGGACATCATCGAGCACGGCTGGGGATACGGCTGGCGCGGCGAGGGGCGCGGCTGGCACGGCCGGCGCTGCGGCGGGTACGGCCGCTGGGGTGGCCGCCCCCACAACGATGACGGCCCCGCGTCCTTCGTCTGA
- a CDS encoding cold-shock protein codes for MATGTVKWFNDAKGFGFIAQDNGEDVFCHHTAINMDGFRTLAEGQKVEFEVTKGPKGLQAQNVRAA; via the coding sequence ATGGCAACTGGTACCGTGAAGTGGTTCAACGACGCGAAGGGTTTCGGCTTCATCGCGCAGGACAATGGCGAAGACGTTTTCTGCCACCACACTGCGATCAACATGGATGGCTTCCGCACCCTGGCTGAAGGCCAGAAGGTGGAGTTCGAAGTCACCAAGGGCCCCAAGGGCCTGCAGGCGCAGAACGTTCGCGCGGCCTGA
- a CDS encoding cupin domain-containing protein yields MGDTSVKKVESRHSPKGEMGQKYLASGVRVAMRLWEDEPPAEAKPASTRDYETVGFVLKGRAELHLEGQTILLNPGDSWLVPRGASHTYKILETFSAVEATSPVSSAHGRDEHEAPKGAKA; encoded by the coding sequence ATGGGCGACACCAGCGTGAAGAAGGTCGAGAGCCGCCATTCCCCCAAGGGGGAGATGGGCCAGAAGTACCTCGCATCCGGCGTCCGTGTGGCCATGCGGCTGTGGGAGGACGAGCCGCCCGCCGAGGCCAAGCCCGCCAGCACGCGCGACTACGAGACCGTGGGCTTCGTGCTCAAGGGCCGCGCGGAGCTGCACCTGGAGGGGCAGACCATCCTGCTGAACCCCGGCGACTCCTGGCTCGTGCCGCGCGGGGCCAGCCACACGTACAAGATTTTGGAGACCTTCTCCGCCGTGGAAGCCACCAGCCCCGTCTCCTCCGCGCACGGCCGCGACGAGCACGAGGCCCCGAAGGGCGCCAAGGCGTGA
- a CDS encoding metallophosphoesterase family protein: MLRGQVDALPGDLEAVIALSDLQGMAPHALKGGAAALLGEVVADELMMMCKAGDLPPADRTGIILAGDLFSNDTADERGASGDVRSVWTAFSRYFRWVVGVAGNHDTFGGVQERERFFRQPGRELLDGGVVAPDGLPVGGVSYIIGRPDKLNRREQSAQLERIEAVLLQDPEVLVLHEGPDAPGTGLRGNAVIREAVEPWSRLLVICGHCHWDVPLVTLASGTQVLNVDARAVILRRAGA, translated from the coding sequence TTGCTCCGCGGCCAGGTGGACGCCCTTCCCGGGGACCTGGAGGCGGTCATCGCGCTCTCGGACCTCCAGGGGATGGCGCCGCATGCCTTGAAGGGCGGGGCGGCGGCGCTCCTGGGCGAAGTCGTGGCCGACGAGCTGATGATGATGTGCAAGGCGGGCGACCTCCCTCCCGCGGACCGCACCGGCATCATCCTGGCGGGAGACCTCTTCTCCAACGACACCGCGGACGAACGGGGCGCCTCCGGCGATGTGCGGAGCGTCTGGACCGCCTTCTCCAGGTACTTCCGTTGGGTCGTCGGCGTGGCGGGAAATCACGACACCTTCGGCGGTGTCCAGGAGCGCGAGCGCTTCTTCCGCCAACCCGGGCGGGAACTGCTGGATGGCGGAGTCGTCGCGCCGGACGGACTTCCGGTGGGCGGGGTGAGCTACATCATCGGGCGCCCGGACAAGCTCAACCGGCGCGAGCAGTCCGCCCAGCTGGAACGGATTGAAGCGGTGCTGCTCCAGGACCCGGAGGTGCTGGTCCTCCACGAGGGCCCGGATGCCCCCGGGACGGGGCTGCGCGGCAACGCCGTCATCCGGGAGGCGGTGGAGCCCTGGAGCCGGCTCCTCGTCATCTGCGGCCACTGTCATTGGGACGTGCCGCTCGTCACGCTCGCGAGCGGGACCCAGGTCCTCAACGTGGATGCGCGCGCGGTGATTCTCAGGCGTGCCGGGGCTTGA
- a CDS encoding DoxX family protein produces MDTLSPPVGVSAKPSKALHVGLWVVQALLGVTFVGSGIWKALTPLPELAAMIPWAGQVPAAFLYFIVAVDLAGGLGVVLPSLTRIQPGLTVLAALGCALLQASAIVFHFSRGEAANTPFNFFLVALSLFVFWGRWKRAPIKPRHA; encoded by the coding sequence ATGGATACGCTCTCCCCTCCCGTTGGCGTTTCAGCGAAGCCGTCCAAGGCCCTTCACGTGGGCCTGTGGGTCGTCCAGGCGCTGCTGGGTGTCACCTTCGTCGGCTCGGGCATCTGGAAGGCCCTCACGCCCCTGCCGGAGCTCGCGGCGATGATTCCGTGGGCGGGTCAGGTGCCTGCCGCGTTCCTGTACTTCATCGTCGCGGTGGACCTGGCGGGCGGGCTGGGCGTCGTCCTGCCCTCGCTCACGCGAATCCAACCGGGCCTGACGGTCCTCGCGGCCCTGGGCTGCGCGCTGCTCCAGGCCAGCGCCATCGTCTTCCACTTCTCTCGCGGCGAGGCGGCGAACACGCCCTTCAACTTCTTCCTGGTCGCGCTGTCGCTCTTCGTCTTCTGGGGGCGCTGGAAGCGTGCGCCCATCAAGCCCCGGCACGCCTGA
- a CDS encoding winged helix-turn-helix transcriptional regulator yields the protein MTGRYDDDCVATREILSLIGDKWSVMVIVNLGEGPVRFSDLKRAIEGISQRMLTLTLRNLERDGLLTRTVHPTTPPSVDYALTKLGRTLLEPVSVLAMWAQQHRPEMERAREAFARSARAK from the coding sequence ATGACCGGGCGCTACGACGATGACTGCGTCGCGACGCGCGAAATCCTGAGCCTCATCGGGGACAAGTGGAGCGTGATGGTCATCGTCAACCTGGGCGAAGGCCCGGTGCGCTTCAGCGACCTCAAGCGCGCCATCGAGGGCATCTCCCAGCGCATGCTGACCCTCACGCTGCGCAACCTGGAGCGGGACGGGCTGCTGACGCGCACCGTGCACCCGACGACGCCGCCGAGCGTGGACTACGCGCTCACGAAGCTGGGACGCACGCTGCTCGAACCGGTGTCCGTGCTCGCGATGTGGGCGCAGCAGCACCGGCCGGAGATGGAGCGCGCCCGCGAGGCCTTCGCGCGCTCCGCCAGGGCGAAGTGA
- a CDS encoding alpha-mannosidase: MTAKTPFTQGILICPTTHIDWDWVYTFDQYYASNSQATGSVSGRDTVQNIYNAAVSLFSRRIGFTFSVTEVGFLQRYARDNPAGITALAAAGDDFCLMGGGITSPDNLVCAGELFIRNYLVGRTWAKQVGLESNLYDSAWLPDDFGHDPQLPVVLNAMGLTTAGLSRVPGSPQGSPGAAPIDPPGPSIASQLNSSGLVFHWQAGDGSRITALFMPNTYGTVGYLDADDISSNAQTVNQFVNQYRSGWPGGLRFIPVGIDFATPSVTSSSGEVFSWLNVTHGYNSSFGNTNGVKGTTGTFKTYMDAVLGSGAALPVNAPLNAQNYWTGYFASRPELKRNQYAAVRALMSAEVISALLRTSSSYATSSLDAFDSTVWNGWEVLAPSSHHDFVTGTSPDNVYEGEQLPLSRQGVSVAKAALDQGMALLAQGISAKPQSQELPVVVCNTLGFERVHGLLAELTPPPADLRFHAVKSVRTRDGLLPIQRAANGNLLFMAAPPSAGYETVYLSTLSPPGPIVVAQPAVGDTAILENDLIRVTLSKANAWSISQFSYGVDGGSSSLFASQSVGNQLRFYKDTGNIYQFGNEPYGSTNPPSYGTFSEDTSARFVGGDARWLEQGPYRYRLQAEVTEQVSGHRFTLEYSLVVGERFLRMKLTGASPSGRSVVVAFPMVDPNGNVPANLSYGTPHYQHDVLPVPNWPGPTFVATHDYVFPCLQQGSQPVGGIYHQGIPAWTLDDAGVLLGVVLRNTPGGGRGASGSDSGWHEQEYVVAPPLSVNGTPRLGTPLKDALSVTTPLEARFISGGQGGALAETGSLGQVTATNAGTPVESQDVMIRVARVQAPGAEGGYPSAGNATTSGAIPTSLVVRTEKRGSQATQLTVRFPFLAKASNAEMQAVTALEAPLTELAAVPSGTDTVTVDSPYALSALRIAWRRTQGG, encoded by the coding sequence ATGACCGCCAAGACGCCTTTCACCCAGGGCATCCTCATCTGCCCGACGACGCACATTGACTGGGATTGGGTCTACACGTTCGACCAGTACTACGCCTCGAACAGCCAGGCGACGGGCTCGGTCTCCGGACGCGACACGGTCCAGAACATCTACAACGCCGCGGTCTCGCTGTTCTCCCGGCGGATTGGCTTCACCTTCTCCGTGACGGAGGTGGGCTTCCTGCAACGCTATGCGCGGGACAACCCGGCAGGCATCACGGCCCTCGCGGCGGCGGGTGACGACTTCTGCCTGATGGGCGGCGGCATCACGTCGCCGGACAACCTCGTCTGCGCGGGCGAGCTCTTCATCCGCAACTACCTGGTGGGACGCACCTGGGCGAAGCAGGTCGGGCTCGAGTCCAACCTGTACGACTCGGCGTGGCTCCCGGATGACTTCGGGCATGATCCCCAGCTGCCGGTGGTGCTGAACGCCATGGGTCTCACCACCGCGGGACTCTCTCGCGTGCCCGGCTCGCCGCAGGGGTCGCCGGGGGCCGCGCCCATCGACCCTCCCGGCCCTTCCATCGCGTCGCAGCTGAACTCCAGCGGTCTGGTCTTCCACTGGCAGGCGGGGGACGGCTCCCGCATCACCGCGCTCTTCATGCCCAACACCTACGGCACGGTGGGCTACCTGGACGCGGACGACATCTCCAGCAATGCCCAGACGGTGAACCAGTTCGTCAACCAGTACCGCTCGGGCTGGCCCGGGGGTCTCCGCTTCATCCCCGTGGGCATCGACTTCGCCACGCCCTCCGTCACCTCCTCGTCGGGCGAGGTGTTCAGCTGGTTGAACGTGACCCACGGCTACAACAGCAGCTTCGGCAACACCAACGGCGTCAAGGGAACCACGGGGACGTTCAAGACATACATGGACGCCGTCCTGGGAAGCGGCGCCGCGCTCCCCGTGAACGCTCCGCTCAACGCGCAGAATTACTGGACGGGTTACTTCGCCAGCCGCCCCGAACTGAAGCGGAACCAGTACGCGGCGGTGCGCGCGCTGATGTCCGCGGAGGTCATCAGCGCGCTGCTGCGCACCAGCAGCAGCTACGCCACCTCCTCGCTGGACGCGTTCGACTCCACCGTCTGGAATGGCTGGGAGGTGCTGGCTCCCAGCTCCCATCACGACTTCGTGACGGGCACGTCTCCGGACAACGTGTATGAGGGCGAGCAGCTGCCGCTGAGCCGGCAGGGCGTCTCGGTGGCGAAGGCCGCCCTCGACCAGGGGATGGCGCTGCTCGCGCAGGGCATCTCCGCGAAGCCTCAGTCCCAGGAGCTCCCTGTCGTCGTGTGCAACACGCTCGGGTTCGAGCGGGTCCACGGGCTGCTGGCGGAGCTCACCCCTCCTCCGGCGGACCTGCGCTTCCACGCCGTGAAGAGCGTGCGGACCCGCGACGGGTTGCTGCCCATCCAGCGAGCCGCGAACGGGAACCTCCTCTTCATGGCGGCGCCCCCCAGCGCGGGCTACGAGACGGTCTACCTCTCCACCCTGTCCCCTCCGGGGCCCATCGTGGTCGCGCAGCCGGCCGTGGGAGACACGGCAATCCTGGAGAACGACCTGATCCGCGTGACCCTCTCCAAGGCGAACGCGTGGAGCATCAGCCAGTTCTCATATGGGGTGGACGGCGGGAGCAGCAGCCTCTTCGCCTCCCAGAGCGTGGGCAATCAGCTGCGGTTCTACAAGGACACCGGCAACATCTATCAGTTCGGCAATGAGCCGTATGGCTCCACCAATCCGCCTTCCTATGGCACGTTCAGCGAGGACACGTCCGCGAGGTTCGTGGGAGGAGACGCGCGGTGGCTGGAGCAGGGGCCGTACCGTTATCGCTTGCAGGCGGAGGTGACGGAGCAGGTCAGCGGCCACCGGTTCACGCTGGAGTACTCGCTGGTGGTGGGCGAGCGCTTCCTCCGGATGAAGCTCACGGGTGCCTCGCCTTCCGGCAGGTCGGTCGTGGTGGCGTTCCCCATGGTGGACCCCAACGGGAACGTGCCCGCGAACCTCAGCTACGGCACGCCGCACTACCAGCACGACGTCCTGCCCGTCCCCAACTGGCCCGGTCCGACGTTCGTCGCCACCCATGACTACGTGTTCCCCTGCCTCCAGCAGGGCAGCCAGCCGGTGGGAGGCATCTACCACCAGGGCATCCCGGCCTGGACGCTGGACGATGCAGGCGTCCTGCTCGGCGTCGTGCTCCGCAACACCCCCGGAGGCGGCCGGGGCGCGTCCGGCAGCGACTCCGGCTGGCATGAGCAGGAGTACGTCGTGGCGCCCCCGCTGTCTGTCAATGGCACGCCCCGGCTCGGCACGCCCCTGAAGGACGCCCTGTCGGTCACCACCCCGCTGGAGGCCCGCTTCATCTCCGGCGGGCAGGGGGGCGCGCTGGCGGAGACAGGCTCGCTGGGACAGGTCACCGCGACGAACGCCGGGACGCCGGTGGAGTCGCAGGACGTGATGATCCGCGTGGCGCGGGTGCAGGCTCCCGGGGCTGAGGGCGGCTACCCCAGCGCTGGAAATGCCACGACGAGCGGTGCGATTCCGACCAGCCTGGTGGTGCGCACGGAGAAGCGGGGCAGCCAGGCCACCCAGCTCACGGTGCGCTTCCCCTTCCTGGCGAAGGCATCCAATGCCGAGATGCAGGCTGTCACAGCGCTCGAAGCGCCGCTGACGGAGCTGGCGGCCGTGCCCTCCGGGACCGACACCGTGACGGTGGACTCTCCCTACGCGCTGTCCGCGCTGCGCATCGCTTGGCGCCGCACGCAGGGGGGCTGA